One window from the genome of Paracoccus marcusii encodes:
- a CDS encoding metal-dependent hydrolase has protein sequence MKLTWLGHSGFRLQIEQAVILIDPWFSGNPVFPDDRRAEAIDGATHILITHGHGDHTGDTLALAKELKIPVVGIFDLIGHWEKTDKIEGIGFNKGGTVDLGGAQVTMVNATHSSSISGPDGPVYAGHESGYMIAGDGHVIYVSGDTDIMADMEWMGDLHKPDIGILCAGGHFTMDMSRAAYAAKRYFDFKTVIPCHYKTFPLLEQSAQVLIDALPDVVVIEPKVMEAIAL, from the coding sequence ATGAAACTGACCTGGCTTGGCCATTCCGGCTTTCGTCTGCAGATCGAACAGGCCGTGATCCTGATCGACCCCTGGTTCAGCGGAAACCCCGTCTTTCCCGACGACCGGCGCGCCGAGGCCATCGACGGCGCCACGCATATCCTGATCACCCACGGCCATGGCGATCATACCGGCGACACGCTGGCCCTGGCCAAGGAGCTGAAGATCCCCGTCGTGGGCATCTTCGACCTGATCGGCCATTGGGAAAAGACCGACAAGATCGAGGGCATCGGCTTCAACAAGGGCGGCACGGTCGATCTGGGCGGCGCGCAGGTGACGATGGTCAACGCGACGCATTCCAGCTCGATCAGCGGGCCGGACGGACCGGTCTATGCGGGCCACGAATCGGGCTACATGATCGCGGGCGACGGGCATGTGATCTATGTCTCGGGCGACACCGACATCATGGCCGACATGGAATGGATGGGCGACCTGCACAAGCCAGACATCGGCATCCTGTGCGCGGGCGGGCATTTCACCATGGACATGTCGCGCGCGGCCTATGCGGCCAAGCGCTATTTCGACTTCAAGACCGTGATCCCCTGCCATTACAAGACCTTCCCCCTGCTGGAACAGTCGGCGCAGGTGCTGATTGACGCCCTGCCCGACGTCGTCGTGATCGAACCCAAGGTGATGGAGGCCATCGCGCTGTGA